The Papaver somniferum cultivar HN1 chromosome 3, ASM357369v1, whole genome shotgun sequence genome includes a region encoding these proteins:
- the LOC113359612 gene encoding putative disease resistance protein RGA3, translating into MAGLGKTKLARTVYNDESLIKHFQLRIWVTVPAVFDLGEVLKKMISYVKTNDVKRDYGCYVLKTNDLTMILREMLNGKKYLLVLDDFWDVENFYIWENLISRLTFGSHGSKILITSRKINVARSVRWMTDTYHLQELSTDECWSIIKEKAFSSPRSRASENPEMVKIAKDLARKCCGLPLAARILAYILASKTKESEWDFFQECFKTRKHSKFHTQIYPTLQLSYDHLPSSALKQCFSHCSVFPMGYEIDREEIIKLWMAEGFLVPSKHKGDELGEIQKCKLNDLVYHLAATVAGDEDEHVPRMFQEVGNYKNRLRTFFATEVGDCDKIENVFRNRNLRVLYLSGSSIQKLPASLSKLRHLRYLNLSGCQNLDVLDDQFVNSLYNLQTLVLHKCTSLSKLPEGLPVNIGALKDLRSLNISHTGITILPTSVTSLQNLRALDVSNCINFEGLPGNIGSLKDLRSLDISHTKVSRLSDSISDLERLMTLRLHSCPNLEDLPKGIEALGWLKGLDITGTKVKVVPDQFLA; encoded by the exons ATGGCGGGACTTGGGAAAACGAAACTAGCTCGAACAGTCTATAATGATGAATCTCTTATCAAACATTTCCAACTCAGAATATGGGTTACTGTACCTGCTGTTTTTGATCTAGGTGAGGTTTTAAAAAAGATGATAAGTTACGTTAAAACTAATGATGTTAAGCGTGATTATGGATGTTACGTTCTTAAAACTAATGATCTAACAATGATACTTCGAGAGATGTTGAACGGGAAGAAGTATCTGCTAGTACTTGACGACTTTTGGGATGTCGAGAATTTTTACATCTGGGAAAACCTAATATCGAGGTTGACGTTTGGTTCTCATGGAAGTAAGATTTTAATCACTAGTCGTAAAATCAATGTTGCAAGGAGTGTCCGATGGATGACCGATACATATCACTTGCAAGAATTATCAACAGATGAGTGTTGGTCAATTATCAAGGAAAAggcattttcatcacctcggagcAGGGCATCGGAGAATCCAGAAATGGTTAAAATAGCAAAGGATCTAGCAAGAAAATGCTGTGGTTTACCACTTGCTGCCAGAATATTGGCCTATATTTTGGCCTCGAAAACAAAAGAAAGTGAATGGGATTTCTTTCAAGAATGCTTTAAAACAAGAAAACATTCAAAATTTCATACGCAGATCTACCCAACATTACAGTTAAGTTACGACCATCTGCCGTCATCAGCTCTAAAACAATGCTTTTCTCATTGTTCTGTATTTCCCATGGGTTATGAGATCGATAGAGAAGAGATAATTAAATTATGGATGGCCGAAGGCTTTCTTGTACCATCCA AACACAAGGGTGATGAGTTGGGTGAGATTCAGAAGTGTAAGCTGAATGATTTGGTATATCATCTAGCAGCCACTGTTGCTGGTGATGAAGATGAACATGTGCCCAGAATGTTTCAAGAAGTTGGTAATTATAAAAACAGACTACGTACCTTTTTTGCTACTGAAGTAGGAGACTGTGATAAGATTGAAAATGTTTTCCGGAATAGGAATTTGCGCGTATTATACTTGAGTGGTTCATCAATTCAGAAACTACCGGCTTCGCTTTCAAAGTTGAGACATTTAAGATATCTTAATCTCTCGGGATGTCAGAATCTTGATGTATTGGATGATCAGTTTGTCAATAGTCTCTATAATCTGCAGACATTGGTGTTGCACAAGTGCACCTCCCTTTCAAAACTTCCTGAAG GTTTACCTGTAAACATCGGCGCTTTGAAAGATCTACGGAGCCTTAATATTTCACATACAGGAATAACGATATTACCTACTTCAGTTACTAGTCTCCAAAACTTGCGAGCATTAGATGTCTCTAATTGCATAAATTTTGAAGGGTTACCTGGAAACATTGGATCTTTGAAAGATCTACGGAGCCTTGATATTTCACATACGAAGGTGAGTAGATTATCAGACTCTATCAGTGATCTTGAAAGATTGATGACGCTTAGATTGCACTCATGTCCCAACCTCGAAGATTTGCCTAAAGGAATTGAAGCATTGGGATGGTTAAAAGGGCTTGACATCACTGGTACGAAGGTCAAAGTAGTACCTGATCAGTTTCTTGCTTAA